The Bacteroidia bacterium genomic interval TTCTGGTCCTGGGGCAAAGCTGGGGGTATCCCTATTAGCCGGAAAAAGGAAACACTATTTTGAAACAGAACTTGGACTAATGGGAGGGCGCCACATTCAATTAAACGAAGATCGAAATTATTTGGGTCCCATGTTTAGCCTGGGATACAGGTATCAACCACCTCAAAGCGGGTTTTTGTTTAAAGCATTTGCAGGCATTTTAGGAGTGGGAATAGGAGTTGGTTATACCTGGTCAAAAGTGAAAAAAGAAGTTAGGAATAAATAGCAAGTCTACATGCTACGAAAGCCCTATTTTAGATATGATAGAATTTAAAAACAATAGACTTCCATGCACTCGTCTTGAGTATCTCAATTAAACTCCACATCAAAGGTCCCATTCATTACCACCTTAACGTCATCGGGATTTGCAGAATTTCTCATTTTGAATGAAAATCGTCCAGTAACTCGGGTTTCTGTCAAGCTTTCAATCGTAGCGCTTCCTGCTTCTTCCTTCATCCCGGCCGTGATGTAGATAAGCTTATCGCCTGTATCGGACTCATAGGCCGCCTGACTTGTTTTCCCTAGCGCATAGGTTCCCGGCCCAATACCATCCACATTATATACGGTTATATCCAAATAGGTCCCATTGGCAGCATAAGCCTTGAATTGGACAACTGTATTGTGATCAGTTATAGCATCTACATTCAGTCCATTGTGAGGATTCTGGCCATCATTTGTCCAGGCTACCCCGTCCAATAAAAATTTTACGGTCCCTTTATCTTCCTTGTTAGGGACCTCCTCTTCATAGCTTTTTTCATCATAGGAAGTATCCGTTTTCGTATCACCTCCACAAGATAGTGGAAGCAAGCAAATCGAAAACATAAGCAATAGGAATGCTGACTTTTTCATAAGCAATTCATTAGAAGGTTGAAAAAGCGAGGCTATAATCAGGAGCTAACAAGGAAGCAGCTCCTTATTATAATTTACCTAAATACAGGCAAAAATCATATGCCTGCATACAAGACTTAGGCTTATATGAAGAATAGATCCAGATAAATAGATTTGGATTTCAGCTATTATACTTATTTGCTCTACTTTTTAGCTGGGCAAACTTCAGGTGCTTTGTATGGGAGATTTAGTAAGCGAAAGTAGTTTTCTCCAAGCGCTATGTAACGAAAAGCTTCATCGTTCATATCCAGATTTAAGTAACTGGTCTTTTCCAGGGCTTGCTTATAATCTTTATAGGTTTTATTTGAAGAGGCGACAAAATCAGTTCCGGTCAGAAAACGAGTAGGATAGGCATTGATAAAGGAAATGTATTTAGCGCGAATTTCCTCCTTAAAAAACACAGAATCCCACAATACATCCCAGGAAAGATCAATCCAGAGTTTGGGATATTTGTCCAACAAATCAGCAAGAATCTTTATGTGTTTATCGGGATCTATACTGGTCAGTTCTCTGGATAAACCCATATGGGACCATACGATCTTATTATCCGGATAGATCTCCAAAGTTTTTTCCATCAAATACAAAAAGGCAGTAGGATCATCATCATTTCCCAGATCGCAATGGATATTGATAGGAATGTCCCTCACACGCAAGGTATCCATAAACTCGGCCCATTGAGCGATATCCTTCAGATCGGCTTTTTCATGGCCATTGGGAAGCAATGCCTGTTTTACCAAATTCACTTCTCCCATCCAGCTAAACATCCCTGGATATTCCTTATCAAAGAGACGAATCTGATCGATTACAGGTTCAGGATTGGCCAGATCAGGGAAGGTCATAGAGAGAACGAAGTTGACAGTCTTCTCCTCTGATACATGCTCTTTGTAATAATCCAGGCTGTTTGCCGCATTGATAAAATCATTCGAAAGGCTTGGAGTAACATCTGTCCCCGGACAATCCAGATAATAAGTACAAGGACTATCAGGTGGTAATTTTTGTCCAATCCCAAAGACATTTACAAAAAGGACCCCTGATCGCTCAAAGTACTTGACCAATTCCGGATAGGGAATGGCTTCTCCTCCAAAAGGTCGAAAGTGACAATGGGCATCTACTTTGAAGGTATAGCCTTCTTTCTTCCGATTATAACAATCGCAGTCATCTTTTGTGAACTCTGCGAAAGTTCGGTGGCTACGACAACTGATACTACTGATGAAAAGTATGGATAAGATTAAGCAAAACGTAACAAAGGAAGGTCTGTTACCTTTTTCTTTCTGTGTTGCTATCATGTAGGTTTATATAGGCGTTTAAAACTTAGACATATAACGCAAGGATGCGTATAGGAAATATAATGCCGCCTTGAAATTTTCCCCAAACAATTTTGCCCTCTTTATTTCCTCGAGAAACTTGAGATAATCCCATAAAGATCGCTTGAGGCAAGTTGACTTAATTCTCCAATAGGCGTGCTCATCACAATCTGGAAATGCCTGCCCTTCAATTGGCTCCTCAGTAAGATCACTTGTCGTTTGGATCCTAGAAAAGCATGCTGTTCCCATCGAGTCGTCCCTATTTTTTGCTGTTGGATAATTCCTTGCCTTTCAAAAGCCTGGTCCGGAAAATAATTCGACAAGCGCGCTTCAGGAGAAAGATTATCAAATCCCAGGAGGATTTCACAAGTCTCTGCTTTCCTTAACAGATACATCTCGCCATTTTTCTCCATTTGATATGCCATAGGAAGCAGGCATTTCCACTCTTTTGTATTCAATTCCTGAAAGCGTTGAAAGTAGTTGCTATCTCTTCGAATAAATCTACTCCCAAAAACTTCTACGCCCTTTACCTGGCCTTTTCGATCCAGACTAAATCGAAGGGGATCAGCCTGTCCCTGAAATCTACGCATAGCCAAGGTTTTGTTCACAAAATCCAACTGAAACCTACTCAGCAATTGTGAACCTCGATAAGCTTCTCCAACGAGGCCGTATTTCTCTTCAGGCTTTATTTGTAAGCCCACACCATGATAAACAAAATTATCTCCTCCGCCTGCAAATTGGTAGCTACCGATGTAGTGCTCATAGTTTCCTCCATCCAAATCGTATTCATTCAAGCTAGGATCAGTAATTCTCGGTTGCCCATATTCATTAGGACTTTGCCCCAAAACAATTCGCAAAAGATTGTAAGCGATGTTAAACTCAGTCCTGTACCGATAGCGATCAATAAAAGTATAATCCAGATTGAGTAAAACAACTACTCCAATTTCATGCAAGGGATCAAGGATCATGATGGAAGAAGCCGTTCCCGTACTGCCCCCATGAAAGACCAGATCTTTCCCCTCTATATTTCCCCGCATCCACCCCAGGCCATATCCAAATTCTTCGTCTTCTCCACCTTCTTCATAGGAAAAGCCAGCAAAGCAGGATTGAGCTTCCCACAATTTCTCTCGACCAGCAATACTGATTATGCCAGATGTATTTGGATTTAAAAGGGCCAGCATATAGGCAGAGAGGTCCTTAGCAGAGGATCGCATCAAAGAACCAGCCGGAATCATTGCCTCTGCTTCCTGATTTCTTTCAATGTGGGCAGGAATAGAGGAGTTAATTCCATAATAATGCCCATCTATAGATTCCAGTTGTTCAAAATCCGTAAATCGTGTGCTGGTGCTATTCATACCCAGCGGTTTGAAAATGTGTCGCTCCAGATAATCAGCATAAGCTTCCCCACTTATGGCATGAAGCAGATAACCAGCGAGAGAAAAAGCGGTATTGGAATAACGATAGAATAGTCCCGGCTCCTGTTCGAGATATGTCCCATCCAAAGATTTCATCAGTTGATATGTCGCAGAATCTCCTTCCAAACTTCCATCCGAATAGCCTCCATACAAAGCACTTGAGTTATTGAGTAACATCCGGCAAGTGATCTTGCTGCTTTTTTCAGGCTTTGCAGTTTGAAATTCCGGCACATATTCGACGATGGGTTTATCCAAATCCAATTGTCCCTTTTCAACCAATTGCATCAAAGCCAAAGCCGTCATAGACTTGGTCAGACTTCCGATAGGCAAGACACTTTCGACTCGCATAGGAGCTTTCTGCCCAAGTATCTCCTTCCCAAAAGCAGCCTGATAGCGAACCTCCCCTTTTTCGACTATACTCACTGAAAAGCCGGGAGCTGCAGCCTCTTTGTAAATGCTTTGCAAATAGCGATCAAGCTGTAAATCCTGATTTTGAGCGAATGCAAATGAGGGAAAGACAAAAAATATGAGATTTAATATGAGTAAATGACGCATATCTAAGACTAGTTAAGGGTGGGAATCAAGTAAGTAGAGCGGCTAATCTTTTTGCCCTCCAAAATGTGAGCACAAATAGCAGGACGCCGAGACTCAGGCCCAGGAAAAAATTATGAGAGAAATTGATTTGGTAGGGGAAAGCAGGTAAACCCAGACCGGAACTGATTTGGCTAATCAGGAGGGCTCCCAAAGAATTGCCCAAGAGCAATCCAAATAAAATGGCAGGAAAAAGAATCAGAGCTATACGAAAAAGCAAGACGTTTCTGATTTCCTTTCGCTCCTTCCCTAAGGATTGGAGCAAGATCAAATGCCCTTTTTCCTCCCGAAAAAGTAAGCCCAGATCAAAGGAATTCAAGAGGGCGATGATGAGAAAAAAGAATAGGCAAAGAAATTGAACAAGAGCCCAAATCGCAGAGACTATTCCCATATCCTGGATGATATCTCCTATGCTTCTTTCAAACTCAAAGACTTCTCCATAGCGCTTCAAAATGCGACTTTTCAGTTTTTCTTTCTCTTGCTTATTCTTGACTTGAAGTCCGAATAAAGAAACTTCGAATAAAGGATTTAGCCCTCGAATAGCAGAGATATGCATGCGAAAGCCCTGGCCCATATTTCCGATGTCCTGGTAGATTCCACACACCAACATCTTTACCCGCTCACCCTCTAGCTCTACTTCTAAGCTATCTCCTGTTGAAATTCCATACTGCCGAGCACTTCCTATACATAGCGAAAGTTCATTCGCATTTTGCGGATGTCTTCCTGAAAGCATTGTCAGACCCGATTCCGCCAAATTTCCGACATACACCTTCCCCAAAAGCTCTCGTCCTGAATTCTTTTGTTGAGGCGGAATACTCATATTGATCCAGTCATACGGAATGATTTTTTCCACTAAATCTTCTTTCTCAAGTAGTTCTATGATTTCTTTTTGTCGCCGGGAAATGAGGACCCGATCAGATTTTTTCAAAATGAGATCAACTTCTTCAAATCCCCAGGCAGCCGGATACTCTGTAAGACGGGAGAAAGAGTTTCCCAAACTCAGCAGGATACTCATCAATGCTATACATAAAGCAAATGAAAAGACAAGCATGAGGTTACGAAAAACACGGCTTTGCAATAAGAAAGCACCGAAGTAGAAAATGGGCGAGCGAAGCTTTTGAAAAGAGAAAACATGAAATTGAATTTCCTTTGCTGGCCTTCCAATTCGGATGGCCTGAGCTGCAGGTACAGCCGCTGCTTTTCGACTACTTATCGCCGCAAGTAAAAGGATCAAACTTAGACTGAGGGAAGCACTTATGATAAATGGGTAGACAGAATAATGAATCTGGATGATCCCTAGATTGCTGAGGGATTGTTGGAGGATAAATGGAAGCAATATCTTTGCACTTAGCAGTCCCAGGAATATTCCCAGCAAAGCCAGAAGGAAGACTTGTATCAGATAGCTTAGCTGAATTTCGCCGGGAAGGAATCCCAAACTTTTCCATATCCCGATCTGTCGATAGTCTGCTTGTATATTAGCCCGCAGACTATTGCGAATAAGAAGTAAGGATAATAGGAAACTGAGTATGGCAACAAGCAATAGCATATTTCCAATCAATCCTAGCAAGCTCCCCGAGGCAGATCGGAAAAGTTGGTAATCCAGCTTGCTCCCATCATAACCTACTTCTCTGATAAATCTGTCCCAAAGCATGTGCATTTTATCAGCATCCTTCACCCTCACTCCCAGCATCACTTCTTGTAAATTCTCAAGAGGATACATGGTCGCCAAAGCCCCCGGAGCCAACCAGGCTTGTCCCGGATTTACCATTCCACTTGCATAATGTGGATCAGCTACCCAGGCACTTACTTCCAACCACATGACTTCTGGTCCAAGCGGAATCCCAAGTGAATCACCGATTTCAATTTCATGGGTTTTGGCAAAGGAAGAGTTAATCCAAATTTCCCCAAAACCTGGTTTTTCTTGCTTTATACCTGAAAGCAAATGCAAGGAATCAGGATGCCGATTCTTTCGATGATACTCCAGCAGGCGTAAACCCAATTCCAAATTATCCTCCTTCAAAAGGAAAGGACCATTTTGCATGTGCACAGTATTAGGCTGCCCAACAAACAAGACTTCTTCCTGAGCTTCAAACCAATCTCGAATTTGCTCCGGATCGTCCATGCGTTGGTCAAAGTATAAGAGGAAATGAGAGCCTTTTAGTTGTTCAAAGACTTGATCGAAGGGTTTATTGAGCACAACTAATAATCCGAGCGCGCTGCCGAGCAACATACTTCCTAAGGCGATGCTGGCAAAGAGGATAAAAGACTGGGCAGGCCTTCTATAAATTTGCTGAATACTCAGCTGAATTAAGTTTCTCATCTTACCAGCCTTGTTGTTGAAGCCAATCATATAAGCGCCTTTCTTTCTCTGCGAACTCTATCCCAATTGCCGACCAGTGGCTGAGCGTATTCCCATCTCGGAGAAACCATACTTCCGTACCAAAACAAGCGGCTTTCAGATCATGGGTAGCGAGTAAAATGCTTTGGCCCCTTTCATGAAGTCGCCGAAAGACTTCCATCACATCTTTCGCAGCAGCTTCGTTGAGGCTACCTGTGGGTTCGTCAGCAAAAAGGATAGCAGGCTGATTGATGAGTGCTCGGGCAATAGCAGCTCTTTGACGCTCTCCACCTGAAACAGAAGAAGGCAGTCGTCCTGCCAGATGATCAATTCCCAATTCTTTAAAGAGAGACTGAGCCCTGTTTTTTACCCCATCTATTTTATCGCTTCCCAGTCTTCCTGCCAACAAGCAATTTTCCATCAAGCTCAAATAGGGGATGAGGTTATGATCCTGAAAAATGATCCCAATTTTTGTTCGTCGGAATAGGGCCCAGGCTTTTTCGCTAGCTGATTGCATCGATCTGTACCCATACAATAACTCTCCCGATTGAAAACTTTCCAAGCCTGCCAGGATATTTAATAAAGTAGACTTACCCGCTCCCGAACGCCCCATAAGAACTGTGAAGCTGCCTTTCTCCATTCGCAAATCGAGATTCTCTAAAATCAGGCTTTTGCCATCATAAGACTTGCTCAGAGCTTTACTTTGTATTAGGGTCTCTTGCATCATATTTTTTGAGCAAATAAGGCCTCAATACTTGCGAAAGCGCTGCTCCCTGTAAGTTGAACCCTTTCCCTGCGAATTGAAACGCATTCCTGATCCGCTTTTACTAATTTGCTTCCAGATAAATTTCTATGCCGGCCATTGCCTATCTACATATTGCCAGCTTATTGTTTGCTGTCTTTTTTGCCTTCTTGTTGTTGAGTAAAAAAGGCAAGAGCCTGGGAGACCATCTTCTCCTCATATTCTTTGGGATGCTGGCCAGTAATTATGGGACGATGTTGGTAGTAGCCCTAGAGCTTTCCGGCTATCAGTGGCTATTGGAAATAAGTGATGCCTCGGTTTTCCTCTATGGGCCTTTGCTTTGGTGTTATGTATTGAGTTTTACGGAGGTAAATTTTCAATTTACTCCTACTTATTGGGGACATGCTTTCCCTTTTGTTCTGGCACTATTTGTATTAGAAGTATTCTCGCTATCAGGTCTGGATGTTCCTGATGCTTTGAGAACAAGTTTTCTGGTCTTGAAAATGCTCAGTGTACTTTTCTATATCTTATTGATTTTTTCGAAACTCCGCACATACCGGAATCAGTTAAAAGCCTTTTTCTCGGCGACCGATAAGATTCAATTGGACTGGATGTATTTTTTATGCTGGACCATCCTCCTTGTATGGAGCATTGCAGTTTTGAGTCTTTCGCTTTTCTTTTTCTTTCAGATTGATATCCCTTTGCATGGTGGCCTTTACTCCAATATAGCCGTCAGTCTTTGTGTATTCATACTGGGCTGGTATGGTTTCCGTCAAAGTCAGGTGTTTAGCCCTGCATATATGTATAAACCGCTTTTGCAAGAGCAGGAAATAGAAGTTCCTGAAACCAAGTACAGGAATAGCGGACTACAGGAAGGAGATGCTCACTTACATCTTCAAAAACTCCTGACTTTCATGGAAGATAAGAGGCCCTATCTGGATCAGGACTTGAGCTTATTTAAGTTGTCGGAGGAAATGAGCCTTTCTCCTAACCATCTTTCTCAGATCATCAATTCTTTACGCCAGCAAAACTTCTTTGACTTTATCAATCAATATCGGGTAGAAGAGGTAAAAAAACTTATGCTCAGTCCACAAGCAGATCAGATGACCTTATTGGGACTGGGAATGGAAGCCGGCTTTAAAAGCAAAGCTTCTTTCAATCGGGCTTTTAAGAAATTTACCGGATGTACACCTAGCGTATTCAAGGAGCAATTAAATGATCAGTAACGCGTAAATGCTACCTCAAATTCCCCTCCACTTACAATTTTGATATCTTCCGGATCCACCGAACTTCTCAGTTTAAATTCAAAGCTGCCTTTCACTTTCTCATCCGTCAGGCTTTCAATGCTGATTGTACCCGGATTTGATTTCATCCCACTCGTGAGGTATTTGAGACCCTCCCGGTATTTCTCTCCATAAATCGCACTCATTCCGGCGGCTTCTATGGAATAGCTTCCGGGTCCTATACCTGCCGAATTATAAATTGTCAGGGCAAAGTAAGAGCTATCAGCTGCAAAAGCCTCTATACGAACCATGGTCCGATTGTCGGTAATTGCATCCGCATTTAACCCACTATCAGGATGCTCTCCATCGTTTTTCCAGGCTGCCCCATCCAGATTAAATTTGAGACTCCCTTTATCTTCCTGAGGATCGAGAGAATCACTGCTTCGACTTTCCCCTGCATGTGTACATAAAAGAGGAATAGAAAATAGTAAAGCGAGGAATAATAACTTTTTCATAGGTCCTTGATTTTACGGTTGAAAAAGCGAGGCGAGTAAGCGCTGCTTGCACAGCTCCTTTCCATAAAATACGAAATAGGGGAGAGGATTCATATAAACAAGCTTCGCTCTCAATCCCTGATGTTACGTTTCGGATAAGCTGTGTAACTGAAGATTGAGAACTTTCTCACACATACTACCATTACAAATTGACAGCTTATGAGAGTGTTATTACTTAGCTTATTGGTCCTTGCCTGCCAATTGGTATCTGCACAGGATTGCTTAGTTGGATGGGATTATTATAGAAGTGTATCGGTAAATAATCCTGGCAATACAAGCCTCACTGATATCCAGATCCCTATAGACATCGATGCGAAAACCTTACTCATGGACGGCAAGATCCAACTCAATGGAGAAGACCTGAGAGTTACTGATGAAAATTGCAATTCCCTTCCTTATTATCTCGGTATAAATGAAGCAGACAGCTCAGAAAAAGTCTGGGTAAAACTTGCTTCCCTTCCCGCCAATGATACCGTCCGCCTACAGCTATACTATGGAAATTCTACTGCCTCCTCTGAAATGGATGGAGATGCCACTTTTATATTCTTCGATGACTTTTCTGCTGGCTCTGTAGATACAGAAAAATGGGAGACCATTGGAGGCTTTGCTAAATCTGAGGTGAATAATGGCATCTATGAATATGCCAGCGATGGAATGAATCCTGGCCCACGTTTCAAATTTGTCCGTACGAAAGCAGTATTCAGTGAAGAAGTTGAATTTGACTTCCGGGCGAAAGTGAGCAATTCCAATGGATTTGGATTTAGCAGCGCAGATACTTTGCTGGATAGATTGATTTATCGTCAATCCGGTTTTGGCTTTGATACCCTCAATCAGGTCGCTTTCAACAAAGATACCACCAACAATGGCTTTTCCATTAGCCAAAGTTATCCCATCATTCGTTTTCCAAGAGGAGAATTCAGAGATGGAAATATCCGCGCAGGTGTTATGAATAATATCTTCACTACGACGCGATTCAATAATCTGGATGACATGAGCATGAATGCCGACACCTTTGAGGTAACTCAGTCTCCTATGTCTGGTTTTCATTTCATCCTTTCTTCCTTCATCAATTTCTCTGTATATCTGGATTATATTCGGGTAAGGCAGATTCTCCCTGATGAGGTAAATGTAACGCTAGGAGAAGAACAGGAAGCCATTGCAAATTCTATTGCATTTCCGGGTTCCACCCAATTGATTGATATTTATCCAAATCCAGCAAAACACCTAGTAAATCTGCGTGGACTGGAGAGTGGATCATATCAATTCCGTTTGATCAATTCCCAGGGGCAGGATATCTATCATCATAGACAACAGCTTTATTCCGGCGAAGAAGTTCAGTTACAACTCAATACACTCCCCGATGGAATGTACTGGTTGATCATCGTGAATCAGAAGTCTCAGCGTATTGCTAGTCCGCTTTTGATTCGATAATAAACACAACTGATAAAATTGTCATTCCGGAATCTCTCGCAAACTCATTTTTGCAAGTGATTCCGGATTTTGCCTTAAGGTCGGAATGACAAGGATATGAAGGCTAAAGGTCTTGGCTTCTCGATGTCGTGAGGCCTCATTCCTTACTTTGTGGCTGGCAAAAAATTGATAAGAAATATTAAGAGAAAATTCAGCCTTTCAAGGCTGGATTTTCGTATACAGAAATATCCTCGTCTGATTACAGCAATTGCTATATTAAATCATGGAAAAATCCATCACAGCAAAGGCTCTCAGACAAAAATCCCGAGAGATTCAAGCCGATCAAATCAAGCACAACATGCGCATAGCCATCCTTGGCTATCGTTCCACCCAATTCCTCTCCAAATTCCTCATACAAGCCGGAGCTATTCAGGGCCTTGATATTGAGATTTATGAGGCTGATTATATACAGGTGGAAATGGAAGTGATGAATCCTGCTTCCCGACTCTATACCTTCAAGCCTGACTTCATTTGGATTATCAATTCCACCTACTTTTTACAAAAGCTTTTTTATAAAAGTGCAGTAAAAAAGGACTTTGGAAAGGCAATTTCCCAGAAATATCAAGGCCTGGCTGAGCAGGTAAGGGCGCATAGTTCTGCACAATTAATCTTCAATAACTTCTTCGAAATTCCCGACAGCATTTACGGCCACTTTTCCAATAAAACTTCAATCTCATTTCTCAATCAGCTTAGAAGAATAAATGTCTCCTTCATGGACCTGGCAGAATCCATCCAAGAGCTTCACCTCTTCGACTTGAATTCAATGATTCATACCAAAGGCCTGGATAGGGTTTTGGATTCAGGCCTTCATATAAATGCAGACATTCCCTTTAGTATGGATTTCGAAGCAGAAATCGCCTGGGACTTTGCTTCTCTGCTCACGGTATTCAAAGGAGAGATTAAAAAATGCCTCATCCTCGATTTGGACAATACGCTTTGGGGAGGCGTAATAGGGGATGATGGCTTGGAGGGTATTCAGATCGGAAGTTTAGGTATAGGAAAGGCTTTTACCGAATTACAAGGCTGGGCGAAAGCCTTAAAAGAACGGGGCATTATTCTAGCCATCTGTAGCAAGAATACAGAGGAGATCGCCAAAGAAGTATTTGAAAAACATGAGGAAATGATTCTGAGATTGGACGACATTGCAGTATTTGTAGCCAATTGGTCCAATAAAGCAGACAACATCCGACACATCCAGCAAGTCCTGAATATCGGCTTTGACTCTATGGTTTTTCTCGATGATAATCCGGCAGAGAGAGCATTGGTACAAAAAGAATTGCCAGAGGTAAGCGTTCCGGATCTACCTCAAGATCCTGCAGAATATCTCCCCTTTCTCCGAAAACTCAGGCTTTTTGAAACCCTCTCTCTTTCCAGCCTGGATAAGGATCGCACTCGCCAATATCAGGAAGAGGCCCAAAGGCGTTCGATGCAGTCCTCCTTTAGCAATATGGAGGACTACTTAATCTCCCTGAATATGAAAGGAAAAATCCTGCCTTTTCAGGATCAACATATAGCCCGCATTTCACAACTGAGTCAACGCTCCAATCAATTCAATCTGCGCACCATTCGATACACAGAAAGTGAGATCAAGTCCCTCCAGGAAAATTCTTTATACCTAGACTTTCAAGTTAGCCTGGAAGATACCTATGGGACATATGGATTGATTTCTATTGTCCTGCTTAAAAAAGAAAATTCGGACCGCTTATTCATTGAGAACTGGCTGATGAGTTGTCGGGTTCTTAAGCGAGGGTTAGAAAAATTTGTACTCAATCATCTGCTGGAAAAAGCCAGAGAAATAGGAATAAAAAAGATTGTCGGGGAATACTTGCCCACGGCCAAAAACAAAATCGTTGAACATCATTATAAGGAATTGGGTTTTGAATCCCTGGGAAATAATCAATGGGAATTGGAGGTAGAAAACTACGAGGCAAAAACTCATTTCATCAACATTTAACTTATTTGAATGAAATGAAAACAAGATTCCTCGGCACACAGCCCAGTCCTCTCCCAAGCCTCGGAATGACAAAAACGGACCGCTCATCTCGAAGCTTGGCTGCGCGATGGACTGCGGCTGAGAGATCATGTATTATCTGTACGAACCAAAAACAAGATTCCTCGGCACACAGCCCAGTCCTCTCCCAAGCCTCGGAATGACAAAAACGGACCGCTCATCTCGAAGCTTGGCTGCGCGATGGACTGCGGGCTGAGAGATCATGTATTATCTGTACGAACCAAAAACAAAATTCCGAGGAAGATAGAATCACCGCGAGAATGAAAAAGACCTTCTTTAAGTATTGACCAAAACCTCCTCCCGTTCATAGCCAAATTCCTCAAAGACAAATCCCATACGCTCATTGATCTCTCTTTTGATTTCAGGACTTAAAGGATCATAGCTATTCTGCCGATATGAAGTAATGGAATCCAGGTACTTAGAGATCGCTGATTCATTCATTTCTTCACCCAAAAAGGAATATATCTTCTTCAAATTTTCTAAGGGAGCACTCTTCAGTTCATCAAATCCCAGTACCATCAAATTTCCTTCAGGAATCAACTCCTTATCTCGCACCCAGGCACGATGCACTTCCTCATACATGTCCAGGACCAATTGATCCCTGCTACGTTTTAGTTCTTCTAAAGACTGAAAATTGACCATTTGAAACCAGGAGTCATATAAATGCATGCTGGATCGTATGGTTTCGTAAGGGTTTCGATGAATATGAATAAAACGAGCATCCGGATAGAGTTCCAGAAGCATGGGAATCCGAGCCGTATGGGCCGGAGATTTTAGCACCAAGGACCGATGATCTCCTCTCAGTTTTTGAAATTTCTGCAGGAACCAACTATAATTTTTCTTCCACTTCTGCTTATCTCTTTCAGATGCTTTCTGAAAAGACACATAGCTCCTGTATTGCTCTGCATCCCTGGGAAAATGAATCGCCAGAT includes:
- a CDS encoding ABC transporter ATP-binding protein, translated to MMQETLIQSKALSKSYDGKSLILENLDLRMEKGSFTVLMGRSGAGKSTLLNILAGLESFQSGELLYGYRSMQSASEKAWALFRRTKIGIIFQDHNLIPYLSLMENCLLAGRLGSDKIDGVKNRAQSLFKELGIDHLAGRLPSSVSGGERQRAAIARALINQPAILFADEPTGSLNEAAAKDVMEVFRRLHERGQSILLATHDLKAACFGTEVWFLRDGNTLSHWSAIGIEFAEKERRLYDWLQQQGW
- a CDS encoding DUF6252 family protein, with translation MKKSAFLLLMFSICLLPLSCGGDTKTDTSYDEKSYEEEVPNKEDKGTVKFLLDGVAWTNDGQNPHNGLNVDAITDHNTVVQFKAYAANGTYLDITVYNVDGIGPGTYALGKTSQAAYESDTGDKLIYITAGMKEEAGSATIESLTETRVTGRFSFKMRNSANPDDVKVVMNGTFDVEFN
- a CDS encoding FtsX-like permease family protein, whose product is MRNLIQLSIQQIYRRPAQSFILFASIALGSMLLGSALGLLVVLNKPFDQVFEQLKGSHFLLYFDQRMDDPEQIRDWFEAQEEVLFVGQPNTVHMQNGPFLLKEDNLELGLRLLEYHRKNRHPDSLHLLSGIKQEKPGFGEIWINSSFAKTHEIEIGDSLGIPLGPEVMWLEVSAWVADPHYASGMVNPGQAWLAPGALATMYPLENLQEVMLGVRVKDADKMHMLWDRFIREVGYDGSKLDYQLFRSASGSLLGLIGNMLLLVAILSFLLSLLLIRNSLRANIQADYRQIGIWKSLGFLPGEIQLSYLIQVFLLALLGIFLGLLSAKILLPFILQQSLSNLGIIQIHYSVYPFIISASLSLSLILLLAAISSRKAAAVPAAQAIRIGRPAKEIQFHVFSFQKLRSPIFYFGAFLLQSRVFRNLMLVFSFALCIALMSILLSLGNSFSRLTEYPAAWGFEEVDLILKKSDRVLISRRQKEIIELLEKEDLVEKIIPYDWINMSIPPQQKNSGRELLGKVYVGNLAESGLTMLSGRHPQNANELSLCIGSARQYGISTGDSLEVELEGERVKMLVCGIYQDIGNMGQGFRMHISAIRGLNPLFEVSLFGLQVKNKQEKEKLKSRILKRYGEVFEFERSIGDIIQDMGIVSAIWALVQFLCLFFFLIIALLNSFDLGLLFREEKGHLILLQSLGKERKEIRNVLLFRIALILFPAILFGLLLGNSLGALLISQISSGLGLPAFPYQINFSHNFFLGLSLGVLLFVLTFWRAKRLAALLT
- a CDS encoding amidohydrolase family protein, which codes for MIATQKEKGNRPSFVTFCLILSILFISSISCRSHRTFAEFTKDDCDCYNRKKEGYTFKVDAHCHFRPFGGEAIPYPELVKYFERSGVLFVNVFGIGQKLPPDSPCTYYLDCPGTDVTPSLSNDFINAANSLDYYKEHVSEEKTVNFVLSMTFPDLANPEPVIDQIRLFDKEYPGMFSWMGEVNLVKQALLPNGHEKADLKDIAQWAEFMDTLRVRDIPINIHCDLGNDDDPTAFLYLMEKTLEIYPDNKIVWSHMGLSRELTSIDPDKHIKILADLLDKYPKLWIDLSWDVLWDSVFFKEEIRAKYISFINAYPTRFLTGTDFVASSNKTYKDYKQALEKTSYLNLDMNDEAFRYIALGENYFRLLNLPYKAPEVCPAKK
- a CDS encoding serine hydrolase domain-containing protein, encoding MRHLLILNLIFFVFPSFAFAQNQDLQLDRYLQSIYKEAAAPGFSVSIVEKGEVRYQAAFGKEILGQKAPMRVESVLPIGSLTKSMTALALMQLVEKGQLDLDKPIVEYVPEFQTAKPEKSSKITCRMLLNNSSALYGGYSDGSLEGDSATYQLMKSLDGTYLEQEPGLFYRYSNTAFSLAGYLLHAISGEAYADYLERHIFKPLGMNSTSTRFTDFEQLESIDGHYYGINSSIPAHIERNQEAEAMIPAGSLMRSSAKDLSAYMLALLNPNTSGIISIAGREKLWEAQSCFAGFSYEEGGEDEEFGYGLGWMRGNIEGKDLVFHGGSTGTASSIMILDPLHEIGVVVLLNLDYTFIDRYRYRTEFNIAYNLLRIVLGQSPNEYGQPRITDPSLNEYDLDGGNYEHYIGSYQFAGGGDNFVYHGVGLQIKPEEKYGLVGEAYRGSQLLSRFQLDFVNKTLAMRRFQGQADPLRFSLDRKGQVKGVEVFGSRFIRRDSNYFQRFQELNTKEWKCLLPMAYQMEKNGEMYLLRKAETCEILLGFDNLSPEARLSNYFPDQAFERQGIIQQQKIGTTRWEQHAFLGSKRQVILLRSQLKGRHFQIVMSTPIGELSQLASSDLYGIISSFSRK